The proteins below are encoded in one region of Micromonospora sp. DSM 45708:
- a CDS encoding metal-sulfur cluster assembly factor, whose product MSEDETTTTPETGAVATDSPVTPANGKAAVGDIEEAMKDVVDPELGINVVDLGLVYGVHVDDENVATLDMTLTSAACPLTDVIEDQTRQALTTGPGGGLVNDIRINWVWLPPWGPDKITDEGRDQLRSLGFNV is encoded by the coding sequence ATGAGCGAGGACGAGACCACCACGACGCCGGAGACCGGCGCGGTGGCGACCGACAGCCCGGTGACGCCGGCCAACGGCAAGGCCGCCGTCGGCGACATCGAGGAGGCGATGAAGGACGTCGTCGACCCCGAGCTGGGCATCAACGTGGTCGACCTGGGTCTGGTGTACGGCGTGCACGTGGACGACGAGAACGTGGCCACGCTGGACATGACGCTGACCTCGGCGGCGTGCCCGTTGACCGACGTGATCGAGGACCAGACCCGGCAGGCGCTGACCACCGGCCCGGGCGGCGGTCTGGTGAACGACATCCGGATCAACTGGGTGTGGCTGCCGCCGTGGGGCCCCGACAAGATCACCGACGAGGGGCGGGACCAGCTCCGCTCGCTCGGCTTCAACGTCTGA
- a CDS encoding LysE family transporter encodes MTGAFLAGLLAGYGVAVPVGAIAILILGLSARAGFRVGAAAALAVATADGLYAALAALGGAGLAGVLAPVAGPLRVVAALVLLGIAGHGLWRAWSGRRARVVTEAPAGRGLHTPVRAYAALLGLTLLNPATVLYFAALVLGRRDAADPDPTAAALFVAGAFLASASWQLLVAGGGSMVGRALAGPRGRLVTGVVSSVLIAGLAAATLWSG; translated from the coding sequence GTGACCGGGGCGTTCCTCGCCGGTCTGCTGGCCGGCTACGGCGTCGCCGTGCCGGTCGGCGCGATCGCGATCCTCATTCTCGGCCTGAGCGCCCGTGCCGGTTTCCGCGTCGGTGCTGCCGCGGCGCTCGCGGTGGCCACCGCCGACGGGCTCTACGCCGCGCTGGCCGCACTGGGTGGCGCCGGGCTGGCCGGGGTGCTGGCCCCGGTGGCCGGGCCGCTGCGGGTGGTGGCCGCGCTGGTGCTGCTCGGCATCGCCGGCCATGGCCTGTGGCGGGCCTGGTCCGGCCGGCGGGCCCGGGTGGTCACCGAGGCGCCGGCCGGACGCGGCCTGCACACCCCGGTCCGGGCGTACGCGGCGCTGCTCGGGTTGACGCTGCTGAACCCGGCCACGGTGCTCTACTTCGCCGCGCTGGTGCTCGGCCGCCGGGACGCCGCCGACCCGGACCCGACCGCCGCCGCGTTGTTCGTGGCCGGCGCGTTCCTGGCGTCGGCGAGCTGGCAACTGCTGGTGGCCGGCGGCGGGTCGATGGTCGGTCGCGCGCTGGCCGGCCCGCGTGGTCGCCTGGTCACCGGTGTGGTGTCCAGCGTCCTGATCGCCGGCCTGGCGGCGGCCACCCTGTGGTCCGGCTGA